A region of Herpetosiphonaceae bacterium DNA encodes the following proteins:
- a CDS encoding DNA methyltransferase, whose protein sequence is MATQNTITRHDHLTFKGNLKQTRYGWLRLTPAYSVHLVAELLDKYASTNAVVLDPFCGTGTTALVCAERGVECETGDINPFLVWLSETKTHAYDTADLDAFGVAAAAIAKVIQHPPAEPLWIPPLHQIEKWWSHQTLQTLAHMLYRINSQAESLPGASVNLLKVAFCRTMIDQSNASFAHQSMSFKKSAQMSLLFEDDSDLVLASWEKSVAAIAASAHSPIVRQPRVLLCDARSLTTALPTNSYSCVITSPPYPNRMSYIRELRPYMYWLGYLRDGRAAGELDWQAIGGTWGIATSKVAKWTPEADVAIPFDEFYTLLMDINRHSPVLSRYVHKYFYDMMRHCNQLFQVVKSGGTIHYIVGNSKFFDVLLPVERIFAALFELAGFEDVRIRTLRKRTSKRELFEYVVSAQKP, encoded by the coding sequence ATGGCAACTCAGAACACGATCACTCGGCATGATCATCTCACCTTTAAAGGCAACCTCAAGCAGACGCGCTATGGCTGGCTCAGGCTCACACCTGCCTACTCTGTCCATCTTGTCGCAGAGCTACTCGACAAGTATGCAAGCACAAATGCCGTAGTACTTGATCCATTCTGTGGAACCGGGACAACTGCGCTTGTTTGCGCAGAGCGCGGGGTTGAGTGCGAGACAGGCGACATCAACCCTTTCCTTGTGTGGCTGTCTGAGACAAAAACACACGCTTACGATACGGCAGACCTTGATGCCTTTGGAGTCGCGGCAGCAGCCATCGCTAAAGTAATCCAACATCCACCTGCTGAACCGCTATGGATACCGCCGCTCCATCAAATAGAGAAATGGTGGAGTCATCAAACGCTTCAAACGCTTGCCCACATGCTCTATCGCATCAATAGCCAGGCGGAGTCGCTGCCGGGGGCCAGCGTCAACCTGCTCAAGGTTGCATTTTGCCGCACCATGATCGACCAATCGAATGCCAGCTTTGCCCATCAATCCATGTCCTTCAAAAAAAGCGCACAGATGTCGTTGCTGTTCGAGGATGACTCAGATTTAGTGCTTGCCAGCTGGGAAAAATCTGTAGCCGCTATTGCAGCCTCAGCTCACTCTCCAATCGTACGGCAGCCACGAGTATTACTCTGTGATGCTCGCAGCTTAACCACAGCGCTTCCGACGAATAGCTACTCGTGTGTGATTACCTCGCCGCCCTATCCGAATCGGATGAGCTACATCCGTGAACTGCGGCCCTACATGTACTGGCTTGGCTACCTGAGAGACGGACGAGCGGCAGGTGAGCTTGACTGGCAGGCGATTGGTGGTACCTGGGGCATTGCTACCAGCAAGGTCGCCAAGTGGACGCCTGAGGCAGATGTAGCGATTCCTTTTGACGAATTTTATACGCTGTTGATGGATATTAATCGGCATAGCCCAGTTTTGTCGCGCTATGTCCACAAATACTTCTATGACATGATGCGGCATTGCAATCAGCTATTTCAGGTTGTCAAATCAGGCGGGACAATCCACTATATTGTCGGAAATTCAAAATTTTTTGATGTGCTACTTCCCGTTGAACGTATCTTCGCGGCACTATTCGAGTTGGCAGGTTTTGAAGATGTAAGGATTCGCACGCTTCGGAAGCGTACATCGAAGAGAGAACTCTTTGAGTACGTCGTTTCAGCGCAGAAGCCGTGA
- a CDS encoding Lrp/AsnC family transcriptional regulator, with protein MVTAFVMINIEKHRTSEVAQKIVEIEHVAEVYSVTGKYDLIAILHLPSYEQLAEVVPDQIAMVDGVTDTETTLAFRAFTRRELDSAFDIGLS; from the coding sequence ATGGTAACAGCGTTTGTAATGATCAACATCGAGAAGCATCGAACGTCGGAGGTCGCGCAGAAGATCGTCGAGATCGAGCATGTGGCCGAGGTGTATAGCGTCACGGGCAAGTACGACCTGATCGCGATCTTGCACCTGCCGAGCTACGAGCAGCTCGCCGAGGTCGTGCCCGATCAGATCGCGATGGTCGATGGTGTGACGGACACCGAGACGACGCTGGCCTTTCGCGCCTTCACCCGCCGCGAGCTTGACAGCGCCTTCGACATCGGCCTGTCATAG
- a CDS encoding DMT family transporter, whose translation MQQRTIFPYLVLLVGVVIASTAAIMINQAITLGVHPLTVSAGRVAGAALILTPLAWGWKGDELRRIDRRDWLWGFMAGVFLALHFATWISSLAFTSVASSTALVTTNPVFVALISWLVFRERLSWGVWLGVLLTMGGSLLVGFSDGTGGSGSNPLLGDALALLGAMTVTGYFLIGRSVRARLSIVPYIWLVYSSAGIVLLAWMLLAGETLLGLPPLAYLLLLGLAIGPQLLGHTAFNWAIKYLSATFVTVAILGEPIGATVMAVLLLDQPIQPLQLIGGAVLLVGIAVATLAERQRPKAAVEVAEVEAVVAP comes from the coding sequence ATGCAACAACGGACGATTTTTCCCTATCTGGTTTTGTTAGTCGGCGTGGTGATCGCATCGACCGCCGCGATCATGATCAATCAGGCGATCACGCTCGGCGTGCATCCGCTGACCGTCTCCGCCGGACGGGTGGCCGGCGCGGCGCTGATCCTGACACCGCTCGCCTGGGGCTGGAAAGGCGACGAGCTGCGCCGGATCGATCGCCGAGACTGGCTGTGGGGCTTTATGGCGGGCGTCTTCCTGGCGCTGCACTTCGCCACCTGGATCAGCTCGCTGGCCTTCACGTCAGTCGCCTCCTCGACGGCGCTCGTGACGACCAATCCGGTCTTTGTGGCGCTGATCTCGTGGCTGGTCTTCCGTGAGCGCCTGTCGTGGGGCGTGTGGCTCGGCGTGCTGCTCACGATGGGCGGCTCGCTCCTGGTGGGCTTCAGCGATGGAACGGGCGGCAGCGGCAGCAATCCGCTGCTGGGCGACGCGCTGGCGCTCCTGGGCGCGATGACAGTCACAGGCTACTTTCTGATCGGTCGCAGCGTGCGCGCGCGGCTTTCGATCGTGCCCTACATCTGGCTGGTCTATAGCTCGGCGGGGATCGTGCTGCTGGCGTGGATGCTGCTGGCGGGTGAGACGCTGCTGGGCCTGCCGCCGCTGGCCTATCTGCTGCTGCTCGGCCTGGCGATCGGGCCGCAGCTTCTAGGCCATACCGCGTTCAACTGGGCGATCAAGTACCTGTCGGCGACATTTGTCACGGTGGCGATCTTGGGCGAGCCGATCGGCGCGACAGTCATGGCCGTGCTGCTGCTGGATCAGCCAATCCAGCCCCTCCAGCTGATCGGCGGCGCGGTGCTGCTGGTGGGCATCGCCGTGGCAACGCTGGCCGAGCGCCAGCGGCCAAAGGCTGCCGTCGAGGTAGCCGAGGTCGAGGCGGTGGTTGCGCCGTAG
- a CDS encoding EamA family transporter encodes MQQTTKQLRGYALVLIAASLWATLGLFYRVLSEQYGLSKGVIVTYRAGIAACVLFVAVGLLRPRALYVRRRDWPYFVVFGSVGVAAFFLCYIQATTTGPLAVAAVLLYTAPIWITIWSALRQGERLTSRKLVTLALAIGGCALVADIFNPANLTVSGAALLFGLLSGLSYAAFSLWSAEGTRRGYQAWTVVAYSLGIGTLVLLATQPLHESLRPLQMPGAWPYLLGVSLGASLLAPTCFTIGLQYVRTSNASILATIEPVIAALLGWLVVVPPEPLNGWQMLGGACVLGAVIVLATTGRGQPNQMSSARRSDEAEAGIQG; translated from the coding sequence ATGCAGCAGACAACCAAACAGCTACGCGGCTATGCCCTGGTGTTGATCGCGGCAAGCCTGTGGGCGACGCTGGGACTGTTCTACCGCGTACTCAGCGAGCAGTACGGCCTATCCAAAGGCGTGATCGTGACGTACAGAGCGGGCATCGCGGCATGCGTCCTGTTTGTCGCGGTTGGTCTTCTCCGCCCGCGCGCGCTATACGTCAGGCGACGGGACTGGCCTTATTTTGTGGTCTTCGGCAGCGTCGGCGTGGCGGCCTTTTTTCTGTGCTACATCCAGGCGACCACGACCGGGCCGCTGGCGGTAGCGGCGGTGCTGCTCTACACCGCCCCGATCTGGATCACGATCTGGTCGGCGCTGCGCCAGGGCGAGCGGCTGACCAGCCGCAAGCTCGTGACGCTTGCGCTGGCGATCGGCGGCTGCGCGCTGGTTGCCGACATATTCAATCCCGCCAATCTGACGGTCAGCGGCGCGGCGCTGCTCTTTGGCCTCCTGTCGGGGCTGAGCTACGCCGCATTCAGCCTGTGGAGCGCCGAAGGTACGCGGCGCGGCTATCAGGCATGGACCGTCGTGGCGTACTCGCTGGGCATCGGGACGCTGGTGCTGCTCGCAACGCAGCCGCTCCACGAATCGCTACGACCCCTTCAGATGCCGGGCGCGTGGCCCTATCTCCTGGGCGTATCGCTGGGAGCTTCACTCCTGGCACCAACCTGTTTTACGATCGGCCTGCAATACGTACGCACATCCAACGCTTCGATCCTGGCGACGATCGAGCCGGTCATCGCGGCGCTGCTCGGCTGGCTGGTAGTCGTGCCGCCTGAGCCGCTCAACGGCTGGCAGATGCTCGGCGGCGCGTGTGTGCTGGGCGCGGTGATCGTGCTGGCAACCACCGGGCGTGGACAGCCCAACCAAATGTCAAGCGCGCGACGAAGCGACGAAGCCGAAGCAGGCATACAAGGATAA
- a CDS encoding glycosyltransferase family 39 protein — MTTQTIERTKPTDRSWRWAQPITRWALPSALALLALAVYLPTLSDVHTFDALSYIRDVDQRAGFFFHPHHLLYSPTGWLFWQGWRLFGYGGGSELALKVLNSLVGAACGFGLYRLTLRLTGVWWAALTAAGLLLFNYGVWYFSVEVEVYLLALVWLLAALALLIELVTQPRRRTAPLLGISLGLAALYHQTNGLLVPVVIAGVLLSPTVWRERIKQVLISGSLAGTIVALGYALVGFGYNGYRSLSQLRDWMFFFVETGWWGHATRDRLTDLGAGLGNTISTQEALPFWAAIVALLLLGLPAAVCCWPRIVAICGLWIAVYGGFFSWWEGENIEFWIGTLLPLWLLLGLSLARLGGTNAVGPLARIGRALSAASVALPLLLLWHNYPIVQRRGDASQDLQRQLADGIKAATARDDLIIPPGGVMELYLPYYEDRPNVRTINGTLFEVGGDIPAAFERLRGEITNGLHAGLTVIVGQETMELQERYQRYPITQAMLDQFWQPYRAAFEPAVTHKGTIYYWRLPGATELARGAGWRWSSFDWGWQAANVQDARFETGWCFNPQTDPALVSPLLNVDAAEVAALEITMRTTAQGEHAQLFFAGPDGMMSDDRSVRWQVEGDGTPHTYTVALADVPGWQGRIERLRLDPLALGDGTAATRTCIESLRLVG, encoded by the coding sequence ATGACGACACAAACGATTGAACGAACCAAACCAACTGATCGGAGCTGGCGCTGGGCGCAGCCTATCACGCGCTGGGCGCTGCCCTCGGCCCTGGCGCTGCTGGCGCTGGCGGTCTATCTGCCCACGCTCTCCGACGTGCATACCTTCGATGCGCTCTCGTATATCCGCGATGTCGATCAGCGCGCGGGCTTCTTTTTCCATCCGCATCATCTGCTGTACAGTCCCACCGGCTGGCTCTTCTGGCAGGGCTGGCGGCTCTTCGGCTATGGCGGCGGCTCCGAGCTGGCGCTCAAAGTGCTGAATAGCCTGGTCGGGGCGGCGTGCGGCTTTGGGCTGTACCGCCTGACGCTGCGGCTGACGGGCGTCTGGTGGGCTGCACTGACGGCGGCGGGCCTGCTGCTCTTCAACTACGGCGTCTGGTACTTTTCGGTTGAGGTGGAAGTCTATCTGCTGGCGCTGGTCTGGCTGCTGGCGGCGCTGGCGCTGCTGATCGAGCTGGTGACGCAGCCGCGTCGTCGTACCGCGCCATTGCTTGGCATCAGCCTTGGCCTGGCGGCGCTTTATCATCAGACCAACGGCCTGCTCGTGCCGGTGGTGATCGCCGGGGTGCTGCTCAGCCCGACCGTTTGGCGCGAGCGGATCAAGCAGGTACTTATCAGCGGCAGCCTTGCGGGCACGATCGTCGCACTGGGCTATGCGCTGGTGGGCTTTGGCTACAACGGCTACCGCTCGCTCAGCCAGCTTCGCGACTGGATGTTTTTCTTTGTCGAAACGGGCTGGTGGGGTCATGCTACCCGCGACCGCCTGACCGATCTCGGCGCGGGGCTGGGCAACACGATCTCGACGCAGGAGGCGTTGCCCTTCTGGGCGGCGATCGTCGCGCTGCTGCTGCTGGGCCTGCCCGCTGCCGTCTGCTGCTGGCCGCGCATCGTCGCGATATGCGGCCTGTGGATCGCGGTCTATGGCGGCTTCTTTAGCTGGTGGGAGGGCGAGAATATCGAGTTCTGGATCGGCACGCTGCTGCCGCTCTGGCTGCTGCTGGGCCTGAGCCTGGCCCGGCTTGGCGGCACGAACGCGGTCGGACCACTCGCGCGGATCGGGCGAGCGCTGAGCGCTGCCTCGGTCGCGCTGCCGCTGCTGCTGCTCTGGCATAACTACCCGATCGTTCAGCGGCGCGGCGATGCCTCCCAGGATTTGCAGCGGCAACTGGCCGACGGGATCAAGGCCGCTACCGCGCGCGACGATCTGATCATTCCGCCCGGCGGCGTGATGGAGCTGTACCTGCCCTACTACGAAGATCGACCGAACGTGCGCACGATCAACGGGACGCTCTTTGAGGTCGGCGGGGATATTCCGGCGGCGTTCGAGCGGCTGCGCGGCGAGATCACAAACGGGCTTCACGCCGGGCTGACGGTGATCGTCGGGCAGGAGACGATGGAGTTGCAGGAGCGCTACCAGCGCTATCCGATCACCCAGGCGATGCTGGATCAGTTCTGGCAGCCGTATCGCGCGGCGTTCGAGCCAGCGGTGACGCACAAGGGCACGATCTATTACTGGCGGCTGCCCGGCGCGACGGAATTGGCGCGCGGCGCGGGCTGGCGCTGGTCCTCGTTCGATTGGGGCTGGCAGGCGGCCAATGTGCAGGATGCGCGCTTCGAGACGGGCTGGTGCTTCAATCCGCAGACCGATCCGGCGCTGGTCAGTCCGCTGCTCAACGTCGACGCCGCCGAGGTCGCGGCGCTGGAGATCACGATGCGCACGACGGCGCAGGGCGAGCACGCGCAGCTCTTTTTCGCGGGTCCCGACGGCATGATGTCCGATGATCGCTCGGTGCGCTGGCAGGTGGAGGGCGACGGCACGCCTCACACCTACACGGTGGCGCTGGCGGACGTGCCCGGCTGGCAGGGGCGGATCGAGCGGCTGCGGCTTGATCCGCTGGCCCTGGGCGACGGCACCGCCGCGACACGAACCTGTATCGAAAGCCTACGATTGGTAGGCTAG
- the gatC gene encoding Asp-tRNA(Asn)/Glu-tRNA(Gln) amidotransferase subunit GatC → MALTMDDVRKVALLARLRLSEDELTLMQQQLSSILDYMQMLQEVDVTDVPTTAQVTDVVNVVRPDDVRPSLPVDEVLAAASRHEEGYFKVKPVFE, encoded by the coding sequence ATGGCGTTGACGATGGATGATGTGCGCAAGGTTGCGCTGCTGGCCCGGCTGCGGCTCAGCGAGGACGAGCTGACGCTGATGCAGCAGCAGCTTTCGTCGATTCTGGACTACATGCAGATGTTGCAAGAGGTTGACGTAACGGACGTTCCGACGACCGCCCAGGTGACGGATGTGGTCAACGTCGTCCGCCCCGACGATGTGCGACCGTCGCTGCCGGTTGACGAGGTGCTGGCCGCCGCGTCGCGCCACGAGGAGGGCTACTTCAAGGTTAAGCCCGTCTTCGAGTAG
- a CDS encoding class I SAM-dependent methyltransferase, producing MTTAAEHSKQPTFADYDDAYFATLYGDIPRQTAIDVARDRLIRRLVMRHSAGGSLLEVGCGFGYLLAGFDRRWRLYGTDISAHAAAVAQRRLAHAHVLAADLQQGIPFRLRFDVLIAVNVMEHLSDPRAAAEGIAKAVRPGGIFVAHLPTINNALNRWIYARTYERDPTHVYRPSGVEFNRLLEDAGFRTLHALYCPFWPARLWQRLKPHPAYLAVFERR from the coding sequence ATGACAACAGCGGCAGAACATTCCAAACAACCGACCTTCGCCGACTACGACGACGCCTACTTTGCGACGCTGTACGGCGATATACCGCGCCAGACGGCGATCGATGTGGCGCGCGACCGATTGATTCGGCGGCTGGTGATGCGTCACTCTGCGGGCGGCAGCCTGCTTGAGGTCGGCTGCGGCTTCGGCTACCTGCTGGCGGGCTTCGACCGGCGCTGGCGGCTCTACGGCACGGATATTTCCGCTCATGCCGCTGCCGTGGCGCAGCGTCGCCTGGCACATGCGCACGTGCTGGCCGCCGATCTCCAGCAGGGCATTCCGTTTCGTCTCCGGTTCGACGTGCTGATCGCGGTGAACGTGATGGAGCATCTCTCCGATCCACGCGCCGCAGCCGAGGGTATCGCCAAAGCGGTCCGGCCCGGCGGCATCTTCGTCGCGCATCTGCCCACGATCAACAACGCGCTCAACCGCTGGATCTACGCCCGCACCTACGAGCGCGATCCGACGCATGTCTATCGTCCATCGGGCGTGGAGTTCAACCGTCTGCTGGAAGACGCTGGCTTTCGCACGCTGCATGCGCTCTACTGTCCATTCTGGCCGGCCCGGCTGTGGCAGCGTCTCAAGCCTCATCCGGCCTATCTGGCAGTTTTTGAGCGCCGGTAG
- the asnS gene encoding asparagine--tRNA ligase, whose translation MSLLPSTYIEQIARHEGQDVTLAGWVYHKTEKGKLVFIQLRDGTGTIQCVVFKKNVSEEAFAAAKSLTQESSVYVTGNVRADERAPSGFELDVKDLRVQSIANEYPITPKEHGTEFLMNHRHLWVRSAKQHALLRVRAEVIAAAQEFLNEQGFIRFDTPILTPVAAEGTTNLFSTEYFELGKAYLAQTGQLYVEAGMLSFGKVYCFGPTFRAERSKTRRHLTEFWMIEPELAFADQDDNMVLQENFVSYIVQRVLERRRDDLVTLERSTDALQEVKPPFPRISYDEAVEMINKAAREGVTVPPEDQPLPPIEWGEDFGSPHETFLAAQFSKPVFVVNYPTEVKAFYMQPVEGRPEVVRCADLLAPEGYGEIIGGSQRIHDVDLLEQRIREHGLNPEHYQWYLDLRRYGTVPHSGFGMGIERCTAWIAGTRHIRETIPFPRQLYRIYP comes from the coding sequence ATGAGCCTCTTACCAAGCACATACATCGAGCAGATTGCCCGGCACGAGGGCCAGGATGTGACGCTGGCGGGCTGGGTCTATCACAAGACCGAAAAAGGCAAGCTGGTCTTTATTCAACTGCGCGACGGCACCGGCACGATCCAGTGCGTGGTCTTCAAGAAGAATGTGAGCGAGGAGGCGTTCGCGGCGGCCAAATCGCTGACGCAGGAGTCGTCGGTGTATGTCACGGGCAACGTGCGGGCCGACGAGCGCGCGCCCAGCGGCTTTGAGCTGGATGTCAAAGATCTGCGCGTCCAGTCGATCGCGAACGAGTATCCGATCACGCCCAAGGAGCACGGCACCGAGTTCTTGATGAACCATCGGCATCTGTGGGTGCGCTCGGCCAAGCAGCACGCGCTGCTGCGGGTGCGCGCCGAGGTGATCGCCGCCGCCCAGGAGTTTCTCAACGAGCAGGGCTTTATCCGCTTCGACACGCCGATCTTGACGCCGGTCGCCGCCGAGGGCACGACCAATCTGTTCTCCACAGAGTACTTCGAGCTGGGCAAGGCGTATCTGGCGCAGACCGGCCAGCTCTACGTCGAGGCAGGCATGCTCAGCTTCGGCAAGGTCTACTGCTTCGGCCCCACGTTCCGTGCTGAGCGCTCCAAAACGCGGCGGCACCTGACCGAGTTCTGGATGATCGAGCCGGAGCTGGCGTTTGCCGATCAGGATGATAACATGGTGCTGCAAGAGAACTTTGTGAGCTATATCGTGCAGCGCGTGCTGGAGCGCCGCCGCGACGATCTGGTGACGCTGGAGCGCAGCACGGATGCCCTGCAAGAGGTGAAGCCGCCGTTTCCGCGCATCAGCTACGACGAGGCGGTCGAGATGATCAACAAGGCCGCGCGCGAGGGCGTGACCGTGCCGCCTGAGGATCAGCCGCTTCCGCCGATCGAGTGGGGCGAGGACTTTGGCTCGCCGCACGAGACGTTCCTGGCCGCGCAGTTCAGCAAGCCGGTCTTTGTGGTCAACTATCCTACCGAGGTCAAAGCCTTCTACATGCAGCCGGTCGAGGGGCGGCCCGAAGTGGTGCGCTGCGCCGATCTGCTCGCGCCAGAAGGCTACGGCGAGATCATCGGCGGCTCGCAGCGCATCCACGATGTCGATCTGCTTGAGCAGCGCATCCGCGAGCATGGCCTCAACCCTGAGCACTACCAGTGGTATCTCGATCTGCGGCGCTACGGCACGGTGCCGCACTCCGGCTTTGGCATGGGCATCGAGCGCTGCACGGCCTGGATCGCCGGGACGCGCCATATCCGCGAGACGATTCCCTTCCCGCGCCAGTTGTATCGCATCTATCCCTAG
- a CDS encoding P1 family peptidase — MPEQPAERPRARDLQLSIGRFSPGPYNAITDVPGVRVGHTTLISGAGPLVVGQGPVRTGVTVVYPHEGDVGADPVYAGTHVLNGNGEMTGVLWIDESGFLATPIALTNTHSVGVVRDAMISYMVRQGAAFETTWSLPVVAETYDGILSDINGMHVRPEHVWQALDTAASGPVAEGNVGGGTGMICHGFKGGIGTSSRVLSERYGGWIVGVLVQANHGARHRLTIDGVPVGRELGGEKIPVPRFDAPAGAGSIIVIVATNAPLLPLQCRRLAQRATIGIARTGGVGENSSGDLFLAFATGNRSLGTPAADNMLHVRSLPNDAMTPLFEAVADATEEAIVNALCAATTTLGADGRTAYELPADELARIMRHYRRLPDERC; from the coding sequence ATGCCTGAGCAGCCAGCGGAGCGCCCGCGCGCTCGCGATCTTCAGCTATCGATTGGCCGCTTTTCGCCCGGCCCGTACAACGCGATCACCGATGTTCCGGGCGTGCGCGTGGGCCACACCACGCTGATCTCCGGCGCTGGTCCGCTCGTCGTCGGCCAGGGGCCGGTGCGAACCGGCGTAACGGTGGTGTATCCACATGAGGGCGATGTCGGAGCCGATCCAGTCTATGCGGGCACGCACGTCCTGAACGGCAACGGCGAGATGACCGGCGTGCTCTGGATCGATGAGTCGGGCTTCCTGGCAACGCCGATCGCTCTGACCAACACACACAGCGTGGGCGTCGTGCGCGACGCGATGATCAGCTACATGGTTCGGCAGGGCGCAGCCTTCGAGACAACCTGGAGCCTGCCGGTGGTCGCCGAAACCTACGACGGCATCCTCTCCGACATCAACGGCATGCACGTCCGACCGGAGCACGTCTGGCAGGCGCTCGACACCGCCGCGTCGGGTCCGGTCGCGGAGGGCAATGTCGGCGGCGGCACGGGCATGATCTGTCATGGCTTCAAGGGCGGCATCGGCACCTCATCGCGGGTGCTGTCGGAGCGCTACGGCGGCTGGATCGTCGGCGTGCTGGTGCAGGCCAATCATGGAGCGCGGCACCGGCTGACGATCGACGGCGTTCCCGTCGGGCGCGAGCTGGGCGGAGAGAAGATCCCTGTGCCGCGCTTCGACGCGCCAGCCGGTGCCGGATCGATCATTGTGATCGTCGCGACCAACGCGCCGCTGCTGCCGCTCCAGTGCCGTCGGCTGGCGCAGCGGGCAACGATCGGCATCGCGCGGACGGGCGGAGTTGGCGAGAACAGCAGCGGGGATTTATTTCTGGCCTTTGCGACCGGCAACCGTTCGCTCGGCACGCCCGCAGCGGACAACATGCTGCATGTCCGAAGCCTCCCCAACGACGCGATGACGCCGCTTTTCGAGGCGGTCGCCGATGCGACCGAGGAGGCGATCGTGAACGCGCTTTGCGCCGCGACAACCACCCTCGGTGCCGATGGCAGGACGGCGTATGAGCTACCAGCCGATGAGCTGGCGCGGATTATGCGGCACTATCGGCGGCTGCCGGACGAGCGCTGCTGA
- a CDS encoding M4 family metallopeptidase: MIRHRLLVLATLVSMFSLIVATASVAGAQGKGRGRLQAAYREAGGQRPAWVTHALERSLAHFERKGQARETFRLRGADRDDIATHVRLDQYHRGLPVFGGQMIAHLDARGTVLSDNGRFYTGLALDTTPRLTAKEAIDVAVAALDYSGSFAEPPTARLLVLPRDEGAVLAYQVGLRIEDGTEATANHQYFVNAQDASVALYYNQMDSANAIGTGNSLYSGSVSINADMVEDGSYELRDHTRGGMETVDLDHAHGGKHKFFSDSDNLWGDGTVHDRQSAGVDAHFGAAQTWDYFLNTYGRRGIDGNGYAMLSRVHYGKNYNNAFWNGRSMTYGDGDGRFFSPMVALDVAGHEITHGLTEKTADLIYAGESGASNESFSDIFGTAVEFYTGSVGGREPDYFIGEDILLIRDIRPGFRNLEEPLEDGDPNHYSNRFYPGTCQPNPNNDNCGVHSNSGIQNQAFYLMAQGGTNRTSGLSVSGIGHQKAEAIFYRALTAYLFPSANFSDVRAACLSAAADLYGADSVEYAATAQAWTAVGVE, from the coding sequence ATGATTCGTCACCGCCTGCTCGTGTTAGCAACCCTCGTCAGTATGTTCAGCCTGATCGTGGCGACGGCCTCGGTTGCAGGTGCGCAAGGTAAAGGACGTGGACGGCTGCAAGCCGCGTATCGTGAGGCGGGCGGGCAGCGGCCTGCCTGGGTGACTCATGCGCTGGAGCGAAGTCTGGCGCATTTCGAGCGCAAAGGCCAGGCGCGCGAGACATTCCGGCTGCGCGGTGCCGACCGCGACGACATCGCGACGCATGTCCGGCTCGACCAGTACCATCGCGGGCTGCCGGTCTTCGGCGGCCAGATGATCGCCCACCTCGACGCCAGGGGCACGGTCCTCTCCGACAACGGGCGCTTCTACACTGGCCTGGCGCTCGACACCACGCCGCGCCTGACGGCCAAAGAGGCGATCGATGTGGCGGTGGCGGCGCTGGACTACAGCGGCTCGTTCGCTGAGCCGCCCACGGCGCGGCTGCTGGTGCTGCCGCGTGACGAAGGCGCGGTGCTGGCGTATCAGGTGGGCCTGCGGATCGAGGATGGCACCGAGGCGACCGCCAACCATCAGTACTTCGTCAATGCTCAGGACGCCAGCGTCGCGCTCTACTATAACCAGATGGATAGCGCCAACGCGATCGGCACGGGCAACAGCCTCTACAGCGGCTCCGTCAGCATCAATGCCGATATGGTCGAGGATGGCAGCTACGAGCTGCGCGACCATACGCGCGGCGGTATGGAGACGGTCGATCTGGATCATGCGCATGGCGGCAAGCACAAGTTCTTCAGCGACAGCGATAACCTGTGGGGTGACGGCACGGTCCACGATCGGCAGAGCGCTGGCGTCGATGCGCACTTTGGCGCGGCCCAGACCTGGGATTACTTCCTCAACACCTATGGGCGGCGCGGCATCGACGGCAACGGCTACGCGATGCTCAGTCGCGTCCACTATGGCAAGAACTACAACAACGCCTTCTGGAATGGCCGCAGCATGACCTACGGCGACGGCGATGGCCGGTTTTTCAGCCCGATGGTCGCGCTGGATGTCGCCGGACATGAGATTACCCACGGCCTGACCGAGAAGACGGCAGATCTGATCTACGCGGGCGAGTCCGGCGCGTCCAACGAGTCGTTCTCGGATATTTTCGGCACCGCCGTGGAGTTCTACACCGGCAGCGTCGGCGGTCGAGAGCCCGACTATTTTATCGGCGAGGATATTCTGCTCATTCGGGATATTCGGCCAGGATTCCGCAACCTGGAAGAGCCGCTGGAAGATGGCGATCCCAACCACTACTCCAACCGGTTCTATCCCGGCACCTGCCAGCCGAACCCGAACAATGATAACTGTGGCGTCCACAGCAACAGCGGCATCCAGAACCAGGCGTTCTATCTCATGGCCCAGGGCGGCACCAACCGCACGTCGGGGCTGAGCGTGAGCGGCATCGGCCACCAGAAAGCGGAGGCGATCTTCTACCGCGCGCTGACCGCCTATCTCTTCCCCAGCGCCAACTTCAGCGATGTGCGCGCGGCCTGTCTGAGCGCGGCGGCGGATCTCTACGGCGCGGACAGCGTCGAGTATGCCGCGACGGCGCAGGCGTGGACTGCGGTCGGCGTCGAGTAG